In one Haloplanus salinus genomic region, the following are encoded:
- a CDS encoding AIM24 family protein yields the protein MDIDEFTRANAPAEGGDGFQLENKRLLDVPVDGTVMVRAGSMIGYTGEMTFTGKSSAEGGLTGFVKEAVSSEGTPVMEAEGQGHLYVADRGKKVQILDLDGGESISVNGSDVLAFGSTVDYEITTIGGISEAAAGGLTNVHLGGPGQVAITTHGDPLVLSPPVVTDPDATVAWSTDLSPSVGTNKAIEIGQTSGESIQMEFTGSNGFVVIQPYEEAQQV from the coding sequence ATGGATATCGACGAGTTCACGCGAGCCAACGCGCCCGCGGAGGGCGGCGACGGCTTCCAACTGGAGAACAAGCGACTGCTGGACGTGCCGGTCGACGGCACGGTGATGGTCAGGGCCGGGTCGATGATCGGCTACACCGGCGAGATGACGTTCACGGGGAAGTCCTCGGCTGAAGGGGGACTGACCGGCTTCGTCAAGGAGGCGGTGTCGAGCGAAGGGACGCCGGTCATGGAGGCCGAAGGGCAAGGGCACCTCTACGTCGCCGACCGGGGCAAGAAGGTGCAGATACTCGACCTCGACGGGGGGGAGTCCATCTCGGTCAACGGCAGCGACGTCCTCGCGTTCGGGTCGACCGTCGACTACGAGATCACCACCATCGGCGGCATCTCGGAGGCCGCGGCCGGGGGGCTGACGAACGTCCACCTCGGCGGCCCCGGACAGGTCGCCATCACGACCCACGGCGACCCGCTGGTGTTGTCGCCGCCGGTCGTCACCGACCCCGACGCGACCGTCGCGTGGAGTACCGATCTCTCGCCGTCCGTGGGGACGAACAAGGCCATCGAGATCGGCCAGACCTCCGGCGAATCGATCCAGATGGAGTTCACCGGGTCGAACGGGTTCGTCGTCATCCAGCCTTACGAGGAAGCACAGCAGGTGTAG
- a CDS encoding DEAD/DEAH box helicase produces MSTGDDSRGDPGVNWRFDDPPSLSGIGRTDGADASSHIQALQAYRFGVTQSEQELLAIEEIQDKVKLLDHQLTAAHRAITSMGRGTLFADEVGLGKTIEIGMVLKEMDLRETRDSFLALTPAQLANQWQRELQEKFGLDFVCNYDDEFDGFASHDKIVASVDTAKSERYIDDVLRRQWDVVVLDEAHYVRNEDTQRYSLLERIEYEEAFFATATPIQNDVTDLYNIVNLIRPGLLGSRREFKDRYVVDGDGTKVKNADELQRNLNRVMIRNRREETDIDFTNRKVRTNAFDPTDDEKALYNAVTDYVRSNYSSEDAKHLVLLLLQKEVVSSPSAVLSTIDKWLRGEGSATISASEKEQLREIKDVAESISTTTKQERLQSVVKRIHDQLETTRVVVFTQFRSTQDEIAASARELNQPVHLVNGDFSSNEKDAVVADFEREGGVLVATDSISEGRNMQFCNVMVNYDLPWNPMKVEQRIGRIDRIGQDREVHVFNLALADTVEEYVLDKLYEKVNLFTQSIGGLREILSRMEKSGSDFEREVFERLRTADDRVELENNFEEMAVDLETNKEAAEKMSEFNKGVFESFEFGGEEA; encoded by the coding sequence ATGTCGACGGGAGACGATTCCCGTGGAGATCCCGGCGTCAACTGGCGATTCGACGACCCTCCATCTCTAAGCGGGATCGGCCGGACTGACGGCGCTGACGCGTCCTCGCACATCCAAGCCCTCCAAGCGTATCGGTTCGGGGTTACTCAGAGCGAACAGGAACTGCTGGCGATCGAAGAGATACAGGACAAAGTAAAGCTCCTCGACCACCAGTTGACTGCCGCTCATCGTGCGATAACCAGTATGGGCCGGGGGACGCTCTTCGCCGACGAGGTGGGGCTCGGCAAGACGATCGAAATCGGGATGGTTCTGAAGGAGATGGATCTCAGAGAGACGCGGGATTCGTTCCTCGCCCTCACGCCCGCACAACTCGCCAATCAGTGGCAACGGGAGCTGCAAGAGAAATTCGGCCTCGATTTCGTCTGCAATTACGACGACGAATTCGACGGCTTCGCCTCTCACGACAAGATCGTCGCGAGCGTAGATACGGCGAAGAGCGAGCGATACATCGACGACGTCCTTCGCCGGCAGTGGGATGTCGTCGTCCTCGACGAAGCGCACTACGTTCGCAACGAAGATACGCAGCGATACTCGCTCCTCGAGCGTATCGAGTACGAGGAGGCGTTCTTCGCGACTGCGACGCCGATCCAGAACGACGTCACGGACCTCTACAATATCGTCAACCTCATCCGCCCCGGATTGCTCGGCTCGCGTCGAGAATTCAAAGACCGGTACGTGGTCGATGGGGACGGGACGAAGGTGAAAAACGCCGACGAACTACAGCGGAATCTCAACCGGGTGATGATCCGCAACCGACGCGAGGAGACGGACATCGACTTCACGAACCGGAAGGTTCGGACGAACGCGTTCGATCCGACTGACGATGAGAAAGCACTCTACAACGCGGTGACGGACTACGTTCGATCCAACTACTCGAGCGAGGATGCGAAGCACCTCGTTTTGCTGTTACTGCAAAAAGAAGTCGTGAGCAGCCCGAGTGCCGTTCTCTCGACCATCGACAAGTGGCTCCGTGGAGAAGGGTCGGCCACGATCTCCGCGAGCGAGAAAGAGCAGTTACGGGAGATCAAGGATGTCGCCGAGTCGATCTCGACGACGACGAAACAGGAGCGATTGCAGAGCGTCGTCAAGAGGATCCACGACCAACTGGAGACGACACGAGTCGTCGTATTCACACAGTTCCGGTCGACACAGGATGAAATCGCAGCGAGTGCCCGAGAACTAAACCAACCGGTTCACCTCGTGAACGGCGATTTCTCCAGCAACGAGAAAGACGCCGTCGTCGCAGACTTCGAGCGGGAAGGTGGAGTACTCGTCGCGACGGACTCCATCAGCGAGGGGCGAAATATGCAGTTCTGTAACGTGATGGTCAACTACGATTTGCCGTGGAACCCGATGAAAGTAGAGCAGCGAATCGGGCGGATCGACCGCATCGGTCAGGATCGTGAGGTTCACGTGTTCAACCTCGCGCTCGCGGATACGGTCGAAGAGTACGTCCTCGACAAACTCTACGAGAAGGTCAACCTCTTCACGCAGTCGATCGGTGGCCTTCGAGAGATCCTCTCGCGGATGGAGAAATCGGGGTCGGACTTCGAGCGGGAAGTGTTCGAACGTCTGCGCACCGCGGACGACCGCGTCGAACTGGAGAACAACTTTGAGGAGATGGCCGTCGACCTAGAGACGAACAAGGAGGCGGCGGAGAAAATGAGCGAGTTCAACAAGGGTGTCTTCGAAAGCTTCGAATTCGGGGGTGAAGAGGCGTGA
- a CDS encoding cation:proton antiporter regulatory subunit yields the protein MRVYESEVPGVGRKFELELTGGKSAVVVVHHDGRCELFRRDGPDADGEKILDLKGEQANRLGSILEGAYFESVDVDSLSVPLGDAIIEWVEVVDDSPVAGTTLGESRIRTETGASIIAIQRGEETVSNPPPETELEPGDLLVAVGTREEQADLDALVEPASV from the coding sequence ATGCGGGTGTACGAGTCGGAAGTGCCCGGCGTGGGCCGGAAGTTCGAACTCGAACTCACCGGCGGAAAGAGCGCGGTGGTCGTCGTCCACCACGACGGCCGGTGCGAACTCTTCCGCCGGGACGGGCCGGACGCCGACGGCGAAAAGATTCTGGATCTGAAGGGCGAACAGGCCAACCGGCTCGGGTCGATCCTCGAAGGGGCGTACTTCGAGTCGGTCGACGTGGACTCCCTGTCGGTGCCCCTCGGCGACGCCATCATCGAGTGGGTCGAGGTGGTCGACGACTCCCCGGTCGCGGGCACGACGCTCGGGGAGTCGCGGATCCGGACCGAGACGGGCGCCTCGATCATCGCGATCCAGCGCGGCGAGGAGACGGTCTCCAACCCGCCGCCCGAGACGGAGCTCGAACCCGGCGACCTGCTGGTGGCGGTGGGGACGCGGGAGGAACAGGCCGACCTCGACGCGCTGGTCGAACCGGCGTCGGTGTAG
- a CDS encoding heavy metal translocating P-type ATPase — METRTTYLDITGMSCANCSATVEDAVTALDGVTDVSVNFATDEGTVEYDPGTTTLGAIVAAVEDAGYGVVTESVTIAITDMTCANCADANETALASVEGVVDAEVNYATDEARVTVLPGDVSTDALYDAVEDAGYSPVREDGGADSGSTDARDAARRAEIRKQRRLTLFGAVLSAPLLLFIAEKLLLGGGILPDRIVGVEFGWVEFLLATPVQAVLGRSFYRNSYTALVKNRRANMDVLIALGSSTAYAYSVAVLLGAIAGSLYFDTAALILVFITLGNYLEARSKGQAGEALRKLLEMEADTATLVDDDGTERAVPLDDVAVGDRLKVRPGEKIPTDGVVVSGQSAVDESTLTGESVPVEKSEGDEVVGSTINENGVLVVEATKVGEDTALQGIVRTVSEAQSRQPEIQNLADRISAYFVPAVIANAVLWGVVWYLAPETLAGFVSWLPLWGPVAGGPAVVGGTVSAFEFAVVVFASAVLIACPCALGLATPAATMVGTTIGARNGVLFKGGDVLERAKDVDTVVFDKTGTLTDGEMELTDVVVVAGAADGGALAPSPPLTDDEVLRLAATAERGSEHPLARAVVDGARARGIDVGGAEDFENVPGHGVRATVDGEAVLVGNRKLLRDEGIDPSPAAETMERLESEGKTAMLVARVPADAADGAGELVGVVATADTVKGSSKAAVSALRDRGVDVMLLTGDNERTARAVAEAVGIDPANVRAEVLPEDKSDAVEAIQDEGRRVMMVGDGVNDAPALAVAYVGCAIGSGTDVAIEAADVTLMRDDPLDVAKAIRVSDATLAKVQQNLVWALGYNTAMIPLASLGLLQPVLAAGAMAVSSVSVLANSLLFRQYTPDHDYELLGRLR; from the coding sequence ATGGAAACACGCACGACGTACCTCGACATCACGGGGATGTCTTGTGCCAACTGTTCGGCGACGGTCGAGGACGCGGTTACGGCGCTCGACGGCGTGACGGACGTGTCGGTCAATTTCGCTACCGACGAGGGCACCGTCGAGTACGACCCCGGGACGACGACGCTCGGGGCTATCGTCGCGGCGGTCGAGGACGCGGGCTACGGCGTGGTCACCGAGTCCGTTACTATCGCGATCACCGACATGACGTGTGCGAACTGCGCGGACGCGAACGAGACGGCGCTCGCCTCCGTCGAGGGGGTCGTCGACGCCGAGGTGAACTACGCCACCGACGAGGCGCGGGTCACCGTCCTCCCCGGCGACGTGTCGACCGACGCGCTCTACGACGCCGTCGAGGACGCGGGCTACTCGCCGGTTCGCGAGGACGGCGGCGCCGACTCCGGCAGCACCGACGCGCGCGACGCCGCCCGCCGGGCCGAGATTCGGAAGCAGCGCCGGCTGACGCTGTTCGGCGCGGTGCTTTCGGCGCCGCTGCTCCTCTTCATCGCCGAGAAACTCCTGCTTGGCGGCGGGATCCTCCCCGACCGGATCGTCGGCGTCGAGTTCGGCTGGGTCGAGTTCCTGCTCGCGACGCCGGTGCAGGCCGTCCTCGGCCGGTCGTTCTACCGGAACTCCTACACGGCGCTCGTGAAGAACCGCCGTGCCAACATGGACGTCCTGATCGCGCTGGGGTCGTCGACGGCTTACGCCTACTCCGTGGCCGTCCTCCTCGGCGCCATCGCCGGGAGCCTCTACTTCGACACCGCGGCGCTCATCCTCGTGTTCATCACGCTCGGCAACTACCTCGAAGCCCGGTCGAAGGGGCAGGCCGGCGAGGCCCTGCGGAAACTGCTGGAGATGGAGGCCGATACGGCGACGCTCGTCGACGACGACGGCACCGAGCGGGCGGTCCCCCTCGACGACGTCGCGGTGGGTGACCGGCTGAAGGTCCGCCCCGGGGAGAAGATTCCGACCGACGGCGTCGTCGTCTCCGGCCAGTCGGCGGTCGACGAGTCGACGCTCACCGGCGAGTCCGTCCCCGTGGAAAAAAGCGAGGGCGACGAGGTGGTCGGGTCGACGATCAACGAGAACGGCGTTCTGGTCGTCGAGGCGACGAAGGTGGGCGAGGACACGGCGCTCCAGGGTATCGTCCGGACGGTCAGCGAGGCCCAATCCCGCCAGCCGGAGATTCAGAACCTCGCCGATCGCATCTCGGCGTACTTCGTCCCTGCCGTCATCGCCAACGCCGTCCTCTGGGGCGTCGTCTGGTATCTCGCCCCCGAGACACTCGCCGGATTCGTCTCGTGGCTCCCGCTGTGGGGCCCCGTGGCGGGCGGCCCTGCCGTCGTCGGCGGCACCGTCTCGGCCTTCGAGTTCGCCGTCGTCGTCTTCGCCTCCGCCGTCCTCATCGCCTGTCCGTGTGCCCTCGGTCTCGCCACCCCGGCGGCGACGATGGTCGGGACCACGATTGGCGCGCGGAACGGCGTGCTGTTCAAGGGCGGCGACGTGCTCGAACGCGCGAAGGACGTCGACACGGTGGTCTTCGACAAGACGGGGACGCTCACCGACGGCGAGATGGAACTGACCGACGTGGTCGTCGTCGCCGGCGCCGCCGACGGCGGCGCGCTCGCGCCCTCGCCGCCCCTCACCGACGACGAGGTGCTCCGCCTCGCTGCGACGGCCGAACGCGGGAGCGAACACCCCCTCGCCCGCGCCGTCGTCGACGGGGCGCGGGCCCGCGGTATCGACGTCGGCGGCGCCGAGGACTTCGAGAACGTCCCCGGGCACGGCGTTCGAGCGACGGTCGACGGCGAGGCGGTGCTCGTCGGCAACCGCAAACTCCTCCGCGACGAGGGGATCGACCCCTCGCCCGCGGCGGAGACGATGGAACGACTCGAATCGGAGGGCAAGACGGCGATGCTGGTGGCACGCGTGCCCGCCGACGCGGCCGACGGTGCGGGGGAACTCGTCGGCGTCGTCGCGACCGCGGACACGGTGAAAGGGAGCTCGAAGGCGGCGGTGAGCGCGCTCCGTGACCGCGGCGTCGACGTGATGCTGCTCACCGGCGACAACGAGCGCACCGCCCGCGCCGTGGCCGAAGCGGTGGGGATCGACCCCGCGAACGTCCGTGCGGAGGTGCTTCCCGAGGACAAATCCGACGCCGTCGAGGCGATTCAGGACGAGGGCCGGCGGGTGATGATGGTCGGCGACGGCGTCAACGACGCCCCCGCCCTCGCCGTGGCCTACGTCGGCTGTGCCATCGGCTCGGGAACGGACGTGGCCATCGAGGCGGCGGACGTGACGCTGATGCGTGACGACCCGCTGGACGTGGCAAAGGCCATTCGCGTCTCCGACGCGACGCTCGCGAAGGTCCAACAGAACCTCGTGTGGGCGCTCGGCTACAACACCGCGATGATCCCGCTGGCGTCGCTCGGCCTGCTCCAACCGGTCCTCGCCGCGGGCGCGATGGCCGTCTCCAGCGTCTCGGTGCTCGCAAACAGCCTGCTGTTCCGGCAGTACACCCCGGATCACGACTACGAACTCCTCGGGCGCCTGCGCTGA
- a CDS encoding site-specific integrase has product MAKSMRERYETARKRIENDEDVSDEERQLILEFLDANDPRRNTYQMPDGKVKEDGTLARYARALCRVARDLEPELTEATAYDINSLMDAYLNGNVAGVKDEGLESSTVRNFQGPTRRFYLYHDDLGVDREEIHFAEQDESSVNERDMFSKEDVQALREEAKRRGSRDICLVDLLLYTGQRRSAILNLRLKDVKPEDGIFYLNDDDGDLKGAKGKRPLLGANKAVRDWVRQHPTGDPDDYLITHKHDQSNRDGVEPGDKLDPSTLYRQLQRIGDAAGVDKPVNAHNFRHYFVTVCKRDYGMDNDNIKHLIGHEPDSKVMERTYAHLTDEDHIEAAEVAQGLRDPDEDSPLTPPVCDRCGERLEGDWKSCPYCGLVYSPDVKEVEDKVSTDVKESYKQTDPDDTETQAKIDKLDELLDDPDVKAALLDKLAEE; this is encoded by the coding sequence ATGGCGAAATCAATGCGGGAGCGATACGAAACCGCCCGAAAGCGAATCGAGAATGACGAAGACGTGAGCGACGAGGAGAGGCAGCTAATACTCGAATTTTTAGATGCGAACGACCCCCGTCGGAACACCTACCAAATGCCCGATGGAAAGGTCAAGGAAGACGGGACGCTCGCTCGCTACGCACGGGCGCTCTGCCGCGTGGCACGAGACTTGGAACCGGAGCTGACCGAAGCTACTGCCTACGACATCAACTCCCTGATGGACGCCTATCTCAACGGCAATGTTGCTGGCGTCAAGGACGAGGGATTAGAAAGTAGCACTGTGCGGAACTTTCAGGGCCCAACTCGCCGCTTCTACCTCTACCACGATGACTTAGGAGTTGACCGGGAGGAAATTCACTTTGCTGAACAAGACGAGTCTTCCGTCAACGAGCGGGATATGTTCTCCAAGGAGGATGTGCAGGCCCTCCGCGAAGAAGCCAAACGCCGCGGTTCTCGGGACATCTGCCTCGTCGATCTACTCCTCTACACCGGTCAACGACGGAGCGCGATTTTGAATCTCAGACTCAAGGACGTGAAGCCGGAAGATGGGATTTTCTATCTCAACGACGACGATGGTGACCTCAAGGGTGCGAAAGGCAAACGACCCCTCTTAGGTGCCAATAAGGCCGTTCGTGACTGGGTGCGACAACACCCGACTGGCGATCCGGACGATTATCTCATCACGCACAAACACGATCAGAGCAATCGTGACGGCGTGGAGCCGGGAGACAAGCTAGATCCGAGTACCTTGTATCGACAGCTCCAGCGAATCGGGGATGCAGCCGGGGTAGACAAGCCGGTGAACGCTCACAACTTCCGCCACTACTTCGTGACGGTGTGTAAGCGGGACTACGGCATGGACAACGACAACATAAAGCACCTGATTGGACACGAACCCGACAGCAAGGTGATGGAACGCACCTATGCCCACCTCACTGATGAGGATCACATCGAGGCCGCCGAGGTGGCTCAGGGACTCCGCGATCCCGACGAGGACAGTCCGCTCACGCCGCCGGTGTGTGATCGTTGCGGGGAACGATTAGAGGGCGATTGGAAGTCCTGCCCCTATTGTGGGTTGGTGTACTCACCGGACGTCAAAGAGGTGGAGGACAAGGTCAGCACCGATGTAAAAGAGTCCTACAAGCAAACAGACCCCGACGATACGGAGACGCAAGCGAAGATAGACAAGCTGGATGAACTGTTGGATGATCCCGACGTGAAAGCCGCTCTTTTAGACAAATTGGCCGAGGAATGA
- a CDS encoding gamma carbonic anhydrase family protein produces MVLRSLDGVAPAVHEDAYVDDDAVVVGDVTIERDASIWPNTSIRGDSHPIVVGAESNVQDNAVLHEDAVLGPRVTVGHTAIVHAATVEEEALIGMGAIVLDDATIGEGAIVAAGSVVTGGTEVPPGTLVAGTPAEVVKEVDGDMGAVAADEYVKRGAQYAESSRVVDE; encoded by the coding sequence ATGGTACTCAGAAGCCTCGATGGGGTCGCACCCGCCGTTCACGAAGACGCCTACGTCGACGACGACGCCGTCGTCGTCGGCGACGTGACGATCGAACGCGACGCGTCGATCTGGCCGAACACGTCGATCCGCGGCGACTCACACCCGATCGTCGTCGGCGCCGAGTCGAACGTGCAGGACAACGCCGTCCTCCACGAGGACGCCGTCCTCGGCCCCCGGGTCACCGTCGGACACACCGCCATCGTCCACGCCGCGACGGTGGAGGAGGAGGCGCTGATCGGGATGGGCGCCATCGTCCTCGACGACGCCACGATCGGCGAGGGGGCCATCGTCGCCGCCGGGAGCGTCGTCACCGGTGGGACGGAGGTGCCACCCGGGACGCTGGTCGCCGGCACGCCCGCCGAGGTGGTCAAGGAGGTCGACGGCGACATGGGCGCCGTCGCCGCCGACGAGTACGTGAAGCGGGGCGCGCAGTACGCGGAGTCCTCGCGGGTCGTCGACGAGTAA
- a CDS encoding outer membrane protein assembly factor BamB family protein codes for MVSRRTTLRSGGLLLGGTGAGCLGIGGSDSGRIRWRKGVSGGLVLDGDGLFLLDYLTLHALSPADGERRWAVGYDEDDFERRLCLRSNIVADDRHVYVPGCDGLRALRRSDGERAWFVGSALRTGVGRAGGRVYANADDLLAIDAETGAVDWRVAVDGDRLASPAATEDGVVFANRVDGIVAAFDTDGERRWQYRTDAETRSPAIAGDTVYVATSTDPERAGELLALDLVDGTVRWAVDTPSPKRGTRPVVGEDAVYLGCSGRDHGRLVSRSRADGAERWTFADDNSTVYEPAVAGDRVYAGSNDDSLYALSRAGDLQWQVEMGSTVGSVAVDSDLVYASSNERLFGVARD; via the coding sequence ATGGTCTCCCGTAGAACGACGCTCCGCTCCGGTGGCCTTCTCCTCGGCGGCACCGGCGCCGGCTGTCTCGGTATCGGTGGCTCCGACTCAGGTCGAATCCGCTGGCGGAAGGGAGTGTCCGGCGGCCTGGTCCTCGACGGCGACGGCCTGTTCCTCCTCGACTACCTGACGCTCCACGCGCTGTCGCCGGCCGACGGGGAGCGGCGGTGGGCGGTCGGGTACGACGAGGACGACTTCGAGCGGCGCCTCTGTCTGCGGTCCAACATCGTCGCCGACGACCGACACGTCTACGTCCCCGGCTGTGACGGGCTCCGGGCGCTCCGACGCTCGGACGGCGAACGGGCGTGGTTCGTCGGGTCGGCGCTCCGGACGGGCGTCGGTCGTGCCGGCGGGCGGGTGTACGCGAACGCCGACGACCTCCTCGCCATCGACGCGGAGACGGGGGCGGTCGACTGGCGCGTCGCGGTCGACGGCGACCGACTCGCCTCGCCGGCGGCGACCGAGGACGGTGTCGTCTTCGCCAACCGCGTCGACGGCATCGTCGCCGCGTTCGACACCGACGGCGAACGTCGATGGCAGTATCGGACGGACGCCGAGACCCGAAGTCCGGCCATCGCCGGCGACACCGTCTACGTGGCCACGTCGACGGACCCCGAACGGGCCGGGGAGCTACTGGCGCTCGACCTCGTGGACGGCACCGTTCGGTGGGCGGTCGACACGCCGTCGCCGAAACGCGGGACGCGGCCGGTCGTCGGCGAGGACGCGGTGTATCTCGGCTGTTCCGGGCGCGATCACGGACGCCTCGTCTCTCGGTCGCGGGCCGACGGCGCCGAGCGGTGGACCTTCGCGGACGACAACAGCACCGTCTACGAACCCGCGGTGGCCGGCGACCGCGTGTACGCCGGCTCGAACGACGACTCGCTGTACGCCCTCTCCCGTGCCGGCGACCTGCAGTGGCAGGTCGAGATGGGCAGCACGGTCGGCTCGGTCGCCGTCGACTCCGACCTCGTCTACGCGTCGAGCAACGAGCGGCTGTTCGGCGTCGCCCGGGACTGA
- a CDS encoding cupin domain-containing protein, with the protein MPHSVVEYDDVDPVGGGRHFLHDALGCSTLGVSVLDVEAGWSGEAHDHAADGQEVYALVEGEATVTVGDETVSMSAGDALRVDPTATRRIDADADSLFVVAGAA; encoded by the coding sequence ATGCCACACTCCGTGGTCGAGTACGACGACGTCGATCCGGTCGGCGGCGGACGCCACTTCCTGCACGACGCCCTCGGCTGTTCGACCCTCGGAGTCTCGGTGCTGGACGTCGAGGCGGGCTGGAGCGGGGAGGCACACGACCACGCCGCCGACGGACAGGAGGTGTACGCCCTCGTCGAGGGCGAAGCGACCGTCACGGTCGGGGACGAGACGGTGTCGATGTCGGCCGGCGACGCCCTCCGCGTCGACCCCACGGCGACGCGACGGATCGACGCCGACGCCGACTCGCTGTTCGTCGTCGCCGGCGCGGCTTAG
- a CDS encoding long-chain-fatty-acid--CoA ligase, with protein MQKPLLVTDFLDRAREYYGDDEAVVATTGDRYTYDELGERADRFAAFLQSRGVEKGDRVAVLDPNTHYHLEAAYGIMQCGAVHTPLNYRLTPDDFEYILDDAGVDAIYADYDYAGKVEAIRDSVPTETFVTNDPDAVEGDWEGFDAVVEAAGPDYDRPGMDEDEVISINYTSGTTGDPKGVMRTHRCETLHAYLTAIHQDIRDDDVYLWTLPMFHVNGWGHIYAITGLGAKHVCARGVDAEWLFDTVVRENVSYLCGAPTVLNMLIDYYDDHDVPTQGENDVRIATAGSAPPEATIRTVEDEFGWYLKHVYGATETGPLVTTSDARRMFDDDDRGRFRVKKRQGLGFLGTELRVVDEDGEDVPRDDETIGEVVVRGNQVMEGYWEQPEATAKAFSERTEGYYHMGDLATVDENGMISIQDRKKDIIITGGENVSSIELEDTLFDHEAVGSVAVVPAPSEQWGEEPKAFVVPANGNPDDPGVTAGDLIAFTRDRLAGFKALKQVEFVDALPTTATGKVQKYELRSKEWEDEDRMVGEG; from the coding sequence ATGCAGAAACCGCTCCTGGTGACGGATTTCCTCGACAGGGCCCGCGAATACTACGGCGACGACGAGGCCGTCGTGGCGACGACCGGGGACCGGTACACCTACGACGAACTCGGCGAGCGGGCGGATCGGTTCGCCGCGTTCCTCCAGTCCCGCGGGGTCGAGAAGGGCGACCGGGTGGCGGTGCTCGATCCGAACACACACTATCATCTCGAAGCCGCGTACGGGATCATGCAGTGTGGGGCGGTCCACACCCCCCTCAACTACCGGCTGACGCCCGACGACTTCGAGTACATCCTCGACGACGCCGGCGTCGACGCCATCTACGCCGACTACGACTACGCGGGGAAGGTCGAAGCCATCCGCGATTCGGTGCCGACCGAGACGTTCGTCACGAACGACCCCGACGCCGTCGAGGGCGACTGGGAGGGGTTCGACGCCGTCGTCGAGGCGGCGGGTCCCGACTACGACCGCCCCGGGATGGACGAGGACGAAGTCATCAGCATCAACTACACCTCGGGCACCACCGGCGATCCGAAAGGCGTGATGCGCACCCACCGTTGTGAGACCCTCCACGCCTATCTCACGGCGATCCATCAGGACATCCGCGACGACGACGTCTACCTCTGGACGCTCCCCATGTTCCACGTCAACGGCTGGGGGCACATCTACGCCATCACGGGACTGGGCGCGAAACACGTCTGTGCCCGCGGCGTCGACGCCGAGTGGCTCTTCGACACCGTCGTCCGGGAGAACGTCTCTTACCTCTGTGGCGCACCGACGGTGCTCAACATGTTGATCGACTACTACGACGACCACGACGTGCCCACACAGGGCGAGAACGACGTGCGCATCGCCACCGCGGGGTCGGCGCCGCCGGAGGCGACCATCCGCACCGTCGAGGACGAGTTCGGCTGGTATCTCAAACACGTCTACGGCGCCACCGAAACGGGGCCGCTCGTCACTACCTCCGACGCCCGTCGTATGTTCGACGACGACGACCGTGGGCGGTTCCGGGTCAAGAAGCGACAGGGCCTCGGCTTCCTCGGCACCGAACTCCGCGTCGTCGACGAGGACGGCGAGGACGTACCCCGCGACGACGAAACCATCGGCGAGGTGGTCGTCCGTGGCAACCAGGTGATGGAGGGGTACTGGGAGCAGCCCGAAGCGACCGCGAAGGCGTTCTCCGAACGAACCGAGGGCTACTACCACATGGGCGACCTCGCCACCGTCGACGAGAACGGCATGATCTCGATTCAGGATCGGAAGAAGGACATCATCATCACCGGCGGGGAGAACGTCTCCAGCATCGAACTCGAGGACACGCTGTTCGACCACGAGGCGGTCGGGAGCGTGGCGGTCGTCCCCGCGCCGAGCGAGCAGTGGGGCGAGGAGCCGAAGGCGTTCGTCGTCCCCGCGAACGGGAACCCCGACGACCCCGGGGTCACCGCCGGCGACCTGATCGCGTTCACCCGCGACCGACTCGCGGGGTTCAAGGCGCTCAAACAGGTCGAGTTCGTCGACGCCCTCCCCACCACGGCGACGGGGAAGGTCCAGAAGTACGAACTCCGGTCGAAGGAGTGGGAAGACGAGGATCGGATGGTGGGCGAGGGGTAG